The Nitrosospira multiformis ATCC 25196 region GAGAAATTCCTGAACCGCAGCCGGATTCTTCCTTGCTTCAGCTACAATGTCGCCCTCCGGATCGAATACCCGCACAAACAGATCAGGGCCTATTCGTCCATTCGAGCGCCAGGCATAGTCGATACGGTAGAATCCATCCTCCTGAACCGCGCCCATAGCGCCGCACCGCACAAATGTATTGACCGAGAGCGCATCGAATGCGCAAACGGTAAAGCCCCTTGCGCACAGCGGCACTCCATCTTCCTGAAAAATCTGCCCGCCAACAGTATAAATCCTGGTCCGTGGAACATCCGGCCCGATGGTCACGGTGGCGATGGCCGAAAACTGATTCCTCAGGTTTTCCGCCTGATCCTGCGACAGCTCTTCAATCGTAAAACCACGTTCCCACAAGATCCGGGAAAAATCATTCTGTTTGCGGGAAACGGGCATCATCAGATCGAACAGCGCGCGCAGTTCCCCGTCGGTGACGAAAATACGCACCGAGTTGTCTATAACCCTGCCCTCCAGGTAATTTATACCTGCAAGCGCTCGCTGCACATTCTCTATTTCGCCAGAATTCAACCTTTCCAGCAATATGCCCTGCTCCAGGATGTGCTGGCGCAGATTTTTGAAGCCTTTAACGAAGCTGAACAGCTTTTGTAAAATGTCGAATTTCTTGTCTGGCTGGCTGAACTGGATGGTGGCTCGCATGATGGTCGGTTTCTATGTCCGCTATCGGTATTTTTCAACACTTGATCGGCCCACTCGGGGAAAGCAGTGAAGTGAGGGGGAACTCACATGCAGGATCTTTCTGATGTTCCTTGCTCCTGAAAACGATTTCCAGGCATGGAAGACCTGTAAGAGCCGATGGAAAAACGATTCAGTACAGTGTACAGCAGTTTATGTACCCAGGGCTTCGAATATCTCCTGTTGCTGCAACATTATGCTCTCGCATCAAATGAATAATCTTCCCATCATTAAACATAGCTGATGGGCATCAGAAATCAAGCTTTTTGTTACTTGTGCATCCAAAACTGAAGCTTATACATGTCTTATCGGTATCCGTAATATTTGCGGATGAGGTGAGGGCAACCAGCCCATAACCTTCGTTATTGATGGGCTGCGCTTTGCTTCACCTATTCTACGAAAACACATCTGAAAATCAGAAAAACAGATCAATTGATTTAATGTCATGAAGAATTCTCCTATCGTTAACGCCAAGAGCAGGAATTTTGAGCAGCGCCTGGCAAACCTGCCGAAGCCGGCTTATCCGGAAGAGCTCCCGGTAGTAGCTCTACGGCAGGAGATCGCCCAGGCTATTCAGAAAAACCAGGTAGTGATCATCAGCGGCGAGACCGGTTCGGGCAAGACCACACAATTGCCGAAAATCTGCCTGGAACTCGGATGGGGTCTGCACGCGATGATCGGGCATACGCAGCCTCGTCGTATCGCTGCACGAACCGTGGCGGCACGAATCGCTTCAGAGCTCAAGAGTCCGCTGGGGCATGCGGTAGGATACAAGGTGCGCTTTTCGGACAAGGTGAGTCCGGAAACGTATGTCAAGCTCATGACAGACGGCATTCTGCTGGCGGAGACTCAGGGTGATCCGAATTTGCTTGCCTACGATACGATCATCATCGACGAGGCGCACGAACGCAGCCTGAACATCGATTTTCTGCTCGGATATCTCAAGCAACTGCTGCCGCGCCGACCGGATCTGAAGCTGATCGTTACTTCCGCCACCATCAATTCCGAACGATTCTCCGCGCATTTCCATAACGCGCCTGTCATTGAAGTATCCGGCCGCATGTACCCGGTGGAGGTACGTTATCGGCCCATCGAGGCTCCGGCTCGCGCTGCTTCCGCCATCGCGGAAGATCGGAATGAAGACAAGGCCGGGAACAAGACCAGGGATAAAGATAAGGACAGGCAGAAGGATAAACATAAGGATAGGGACAGGGATGAAGGTGACATAGAGCAGGCCATCCTTGATGCAGTGGATGAAATCAATCGCTGCGGGCCGGGGGATGTGTTGGTGTTCCTGCCGGGCGAGCGGGAAATCCGCGATACCGCGGAGGCGTTGCGCAAGCATGCTTTTGGTGGACCTGGCACGGGCCGCGCTGGCGCCGAAATTCTGCCATTGTTCGCGCGCCAGTCCTATGCCGACCAGGAACGGGTTTTCAAACCTGGGGGCAGTAGCTTGCGACGTATCGTGCTTGCCACCAACGTGGCAGAAACTTCATTGACCGTTCCCGGCATTCGCTACGTAATCGATACCGGCGTGGCGCGCATCAAGCGCTACAGCTATCGCAACAAGGTGGAACAGTTGCAGGTGGAGAAGATTTCACGCGCCTCCGCTAATCAGCGCGCGGGACGCTGCGGCCGGGTGATGAGCGGTATCTGTTTCCGGCTTTATTCGGAGCAGGATTATCTTGCCCGCCCGGAATTCACCGACCCGGAAATCCTGCGCTCTTCGCTGGCCGCGGTGATTTTACGCATGAAATCTCTCAAAATTGGATCAATCGAGAATTTCCCTTTCCTCGAACCGCCCCTGCCCCGCATGATTGCGGACGGCTATCAGTTACTGGCTGAACTCGGCGCAGTGGATGAGAGTAACACCCTTACCAGTATCGGTTGGCGGCTGGCTAGGTTTCCCATCGACCCCAGGATTGCGCGCATGATCCTGGCAGCGAAGGAGGAAAACTGCCTGACCGAGATGCTCATCATCGCCTCTGCCCTGAGCGTGCAGGATCCGCGAGACCGTCCGTTCGAGCGGCAGGAAGCCGCTGACCGGGCCCACCAGAGCTTCCAGGACGAGCGCTCCGATTTTCTGGGCTATCTGAAGTTGTGGGATTTCTTTGATGACCTGCTCAAGCATAAGAAATCCAACCGCAAGTTGATCGAGCAATGCCAGGAAAACTTTTTGTCGCATCGCAGAATGCGGGAGTGGCGTGAAGTCCACGGTCAATTGCATACGCTGGTAGTGGAAACAGGATTTAAGCCCAACAAGATACCGGCGAACTACGATGAAATACATCGGGCGCTTCTCGCGGGGTTGCTCGGCAATATCGGCTTCAGGATTGACGAGGATAACGAATACCTCGGAACGCGCGGCATCAAGTTTTCAATTTTCCCGGGTTCCGTGCTGAAAAAGGCCAAACCCAAATGGATCGTCGCTGCAGAGCTGACGGAAACCACCCGGCTTTATGGTCGAGGTGTAGCGAAAATCGATCCCGCCTGGGTGGAAAGGATCGGTGGAAAGTTTTGCAAGAAGCATTATTTCGACCCGCACTGGGAGAAGAAATCAGCGCAGGTATCGGCATTCGAGCGGGTAACCCTGTATGGATTGACAGTAGTACCGAAGCGGCGCGTCTACTACGGAAATATCAACCCGAAAGAAGCACGGGAGATTTTCATACGCTCGGCCCTCGTAGCAGGGGAATACATTACCCAGGCCCCATTTTTTAAGCACAACCACGAGCTTATCGCCAATGTGGCCGCTCTCGAACATAAAACCCGCCGGCCGGATGTGCTGGTAGATGAACAGGAAATTTTCGTGTTCTACGATGGGCTCATCCCCGAGGGAATCAGCAATGGCGCCGCTTTCGAGAAATGGCACAGAGAGGCCGAGCGTGAGAATTCGCGCTTGCTCTACATTCCCAAGGAATACCTGATGCGCCATACGGCGCAGAGCGTAACGGAAGAACGGTTTCCCGATACCATGCTCGTAGACGGCTTCCCCCTGTCACTCACCTATCGCTTCGATCCCGGACATGTGCTGGACGGGGTCACCATTACCGTACCGTTGCCACTGCTGAACAAGCTGGATGCCACGCAATTCGACAGCCTCGTCCCGGGGCTGGTCCGCGAAAAGATAACCTGGTATCTGCGGGCACTCCCCAAGCAGATACGCCGCCACGTTGTACCGGTCCCGGAGTTTGTAACGCAGTTTCTGGAAAGCGCGGAACATGCAGCAGCAACTTCACCCCCTGAACCCTCTCCGTCACTTCTGACCGAAACATTGGCTCGCTTTATCCGGACCAAAACCGGCCTTACCGTTCCACCAGATGCCTGGGACGAAAAACCGCCTTCGCATCTGATGATGAACTACAAAATCGTGGATGATGCGGGGCAAGAGCTGGCAATGAACCGGGATCTGGGCCAATTGAAAACGCAACTCGGGCAAGCGGCACAACTGACATTCTCCCGTTCCGAGTCGGGAGAGCATAATCCCCTTGAACGCGACGATGTAAAACACTGGGATTTCGGTGATCTGCCGCAGGAAATCACCTTCACCCGTGCGGGCAAGAACATGACCGGCTTCCCTGCTCTCGCCGAACGGGATGGAAAAGTAGCGATTCGCCTGTTCGATACGCGCGAAGCGGCAGAGCTCAGCATGCGAGGCGGAGTGCGCCAATTGCTGGGCTTCGAGCTGAAGGAGCAAATGAAACAGCTGGAAAAAGATCTGTCAGGACAGGGGGCAAAGAGTGGAAAGGGCAGATATCTGGCGCAGGCGGCCTTTCAACTGCACACGCTCATCAAGCCTGAGCAGCTCAAGGAAGATATATTGAATGCGGTCGCAGACCGCGCTTTTATCGCGGATGATGCGCTGCCCCGCAGTGAAAAGGAATTTGTCGCCCAGCGCCAGCGTGCCCGCACGCGGCTCCCTGCTGTGTCTGAGGCTCTGGTTCGCATCGTGCAAAACGTTGCCAGTGAGTCCCAGGTATTGATGGCGAGGATTTCTTCAATCGGAGGAACGGGCAAGGTTGGCGTGCAAAAAACCGGCGCAGCAAGTGGCGGTGGTTCTGGTAACCCTGGAGCCGACTTGATGATCCAACTCCGCAACCTCGTTTATCCAGGATTTTTGAGCGCCACCCCTTGGGAACGCTTGCAGCATTTACCGCGTTACCTGAAAGGCATGATCCTCCGCCTGGATAAGTATGACGCCAATCCCGAGCGCGACGCGCGTCACGCTGCTGCCATTGCCGGATTGTGGAACCGGTATGAGCAGCGCCTTGAAAAACATCGCAAGGCGAGGATCGATGATCCCAGGCTCGTTGAATTCCGCTGGCAGATCGAGGAACTGCGTATTTCGCTGTTTGCCCAGGAACTGAAAACACCCTCCCCTGTTTCGGCCAAACGGCTTCAGAAATTATGGGAGGAAATCAATTCAACAGTTTGACGGGTTGGAATCTGGTTTCCTCGACGTGTAACCGGAGCGGTGTTCGATCAAGCAGCCGGTTTCAGCTCCGGAATATTTCGCTCTATCAGATAGTTCGCAGCTACTCTGCATTCCCCGCCGGCAGCAACTTCCACCACTTCTGACCCAGCATTCGCGGTTTCAACGCACACAAAGTGTTCGTAGTCGTCATCCTTCAGGTCGCCCATCTGGGCAGAAATTCTCGCCCAGGGATTCCATACGACAGCAGTCCTGCTGTCGCTCGATTGAATGCGAATCCGGCGATCATAAGCGGTATCGTCGATCACCAACTCTTTCTGCACATCTTGGTAAATGCGATCGACTTCGGAATTGATCGTTATTGCACCTGCCTGGGTTTTTTGAGCGTAGTTGTCGACTTTATCGAGATACGAGACCCCCTCGAGACCGAGAATGGTGATGCGATCGATATGCCCGACCTTGAAATAGGTATGCAAAGCCTGCGTGATTGAAAAAGGCGCGGTATCTTTATTTCGCGTGATCAATTCCAGATTCAGGGAGTTTCCCACTGTAACTTCGAGATCCAGATCGAACGCATGCGGCCAGATCGCCCTTGTTTCCGCTGTATCGCTCAAACCGAGCGTCACCTTGCTGTCGCCATTTCCAGTGGTTTCCGTTTTAATGACGTTCCAGAGGCGGGTACGCACAAAACCATGTACAGGACGCCCTTGCTGTTGCGGATCCGGGCCGAACCAAGGCCAGCAGACGGGAGCGCCGCCCTTGATACCTTTACCTGCCTCATAATATGCAGCCTCGCTCAGGAACATCAGGTTCTGCTCATTTGCAGGTTGAAAAGATAGTACCTGCCCTCCATAAACAGAGATCACTGCGCCACCCTTGGCATTATCGACCCTGATAAAGGGGAACCCTCCTGCCCCCTCCATGAATTTGACCTGCCCGTCGATCCCATGGTTTTTATTCAACTCTTCTATGTTCATTTCATTCCTTATTCGCTTCTGAAGATGCCCTATAGAAGAGGATCATAATGGCACCTGAACATTTTGTCATCAACAGCTGTTTATGCCGGGCGACCCGCATCAGCAGGCCGATCAGCGAAGCAGAACGAGCCTTGGAATTGCTTCCGTACCTATCCAGACAACCGCATTTTGCCCGAATTCCTTTCCAAGCGCCTTAGTTGTCTCCAGATTCAATCCGAGCACGAGAAAGCTTTTTTCCGCCGCCCATGCTCCGGCAGGGTCGAT contains the following coding sequences:
- the hrpA gene encoding ATP-dependent RNA helicase HrpA, yielding MKNSPIVNAKSRNFEQRLANLPKPAYPEELPVVALRQEIAQAIQKNQVVIISGETGSGKTTQLPKICLELGWGLHAMIGHTQPRRIAARTVAARIASELKSPLGHAVGYKVRFSDKVSPETYVKLMTDGILLAETQGDPNLLAYDTIIIDEAHERSLNIDFLLGYLKQLLPRRPDLKLIVTSATINSERFSAHFHNAPVIEVSGRMYPVEVRYRPIEAPARAASAIAEDRNEDKAGNKTRDKDKDRQKDKHKDRDRDEGDIEQAILDAVDEINRCGPGDVLVFLPGEREIRDTAEALRKHAFGGPGTGRAGAEILPLFARQSYADQERVFKPGGSSLRRIVLATNVAETSLTVPGIRYVIDTGVARIKRYSYRNKVEQLQVEKISRASANQRAGRCGRVMSGICFRLYSEQDYLARPEFTDPEILRSSLAAVILRMKSLKIGSIENFPFLEPPLPRMIADGYQLLAELGAVDESNTLTSIGWRLARFPIDPRIARMILAAKEENCLTEMLIIASALSVQDPRDRPFERQEAADRAHQSFQDERSDFLGYLKLWDFFDDLLKHKKSNRKLIEQCQENFLSHRRMREWREVHGQLHTLVVETGFKPNKIPANYDEIHRALLAGLLGNIGFRIDEDNEYLGTRGIKFSIFPGSVLKKAKPKWIVAAELTETTRLYGRGVAKIDPAWVERIGGKFCKKHYFDPHWEKKSAQVSAFERVTLYGLTVVPKRRVYYGNINPKEAREIFIRSALVAGEYITQAPFFKHNHELIANVAALEHKTRRPDVLVDEQEIFVFYDGLIPEGISNGAAFEKWHREAERENSRLLYIPKEYLMRHTAQSVTEERFPDTMLVDGFPLSLTYRFDPGHVLDGVTITVPLPLLNKLDATQFDSLVPGLVREKITWYLRALPKQIRRHVVPVPEFVTQFLESAEHAAATSPPEPSPSLLTETLARFIRTKTGLTVPPDAWDEKPPSHLMMNYKIVDDAGQELAMNRDLGQLKTQLGQAAQLTFSRSESGEHNPLERDDVKHWDFGDLPQEITFTRAGKNMTGFPALAERDGKVAIRLFDTREAAELSMRGGVRQLLGFELKEQMKQLEKDLSGQGAKSGKGRYLAQAAFQLHTLIKPEQLKEDILNAVADRAFIADDALPRSEKEFVAQRQRARTRLPAVSEALVRIVQNVASESQVLMARISSIGGTGKVGVQKTGAASGGGSGNPGADLMIQLRNLVYPGFLSATPWERLQHLPRYLKGMILRLDKYDANPERDARHAAAIAGLWNRYEQRLEKHRKARIDDPRLVEFRWQIEELRISLFAQELKTPSPVSAKRLQKLWEEINSTV
- a CDS encoding D-hexose-6-phosphate mutarotase, with the protein product MNIEELNKNHGIDGQVKFMEGAGGFPFIRVDNAKGGAVISVYGGQVLSFQPANEQNLMFLSEAAYYEAGKGIKGGAPVCWPWFGPDPQQQGRPVHGFVRTRLWNVIKTETTGNGDSKVTLGLSDTAETRAIWPHAFDLDLEVTVGNSLNLELITRNKDTAPFSITQALHTYFKVGHIDRITILGLEGVSYLDKVDNYAQKTQAGAITINSEVDRIYQDVQKELVIDDTAYDRRIRIQSSDSRTAVVWNPWARISAQMGDLKDDDYEHFVCVETANAGSEVVEVAAGGECRVAANYLIERNIPELKPAA